The sequence below is a genomic window from Bradyrhizobium septentrionale.
CAGGCGCCCCATAATTAATCTTCTTCACCTCCAGTATGCGGTCGATGCCCTCCTCGGCGTCGGACACGGTCTCAAGATGCAGGCGTGCGCGCGTGGCGTTCTGCCAATCCATGCTCCCGCCCCTGCCCGTGCCACTGGTGATGCCGGATAGCGACGGATGGTCTAGCAACAGCACTGCGCAATCGGCTTGGCGTGCCAGCCTCCGGAACATGCCGACAAACGAACGAGCATGAACGCGATCGTTCTGGTTGCCTCCGAACACCGCGGCGATGCTGTCGACCACGATTAGCGCGGGACGGATTTCGAGCGCGGCGGTGCACAGGCGGTCGAACAGCGGCGTCGGCACGATCGGGCCATTCGGCCGGGACAAGCCAAGCAGGCAACCGTCGGGATCAGCGAAGTGAAAATGCAATCCCGCAATCTCGGACGGCTCGAGCCCGCGCTTGCGCGCTACGCGATCGAGCCGCCTGCGCATCTCTGGTTCTGGCTCCTCGCCACTAAAAAAAATGACCTGGCCACTCAAGCAGGTGGTGCCGAGCCAATCGCCAAGTCCGCGCTCCACAGCGATCGAGAGCTGCAAGGCAACGGTGGTTTTGCCGCCGCCGCCGTCTCCGGACAGGATCGTGGCGTCCCCTGCAGGAATGCGGTTGGTCGCTAACCAGCGCATCTCCTCAAGCGGTAAGTCGCGCCATGCCGGTGGACAGATCAGGGCAAGTGGCACGGCCGGTGCAGGTTCTCGTGCTGGTTCGCTGTGGATCCCGTAGGCGTCTGGGCTGTCGGGAAACGGCGGTTCCTCCGGATCGCGCATGCTTGCCGGCAAGGTGACTTCGTAGGCAATGTCGCCGATTAAAACCTCTTCGTCGCTGCCTGGTTCGCCCGCCAGGCCATGCGAGCGCGCGACCTCGAATATTTTATCGGTGACTTGCGCTGGATGAATCCACCCCTCAGCGACGATGGACTGCAGTCGCAGCGCTGAGGTGCGCAATGCGGAAAGACGTTCCCCGCGAGGCGCTATCGCGACATCGCGCGCGATGTTTCTCAGCGCAAGCTGCGCGTCGGTGATCGGCGCCGGAGCATTCATCACGGCGCCTCCGCCAAATCAATCGCGATGGCGATCGGACCGCGGATGCTGTGCCTGATGGTGTCGACGCTTACGCCGTGCTGCAGAAGCAGGCTGACCAGCACCGCTGCGGTCTCCGCGTGCTGCTGCAACGGGCTGTTGAACTTGCCGGCATCAAGGAAGATTTCGGCAAGGCCGCCGTCTGCGAAGCGGGTAGCACTTGCTCTGTACCGATGTCCTTCAAACTCAAAACTGAAGGCGACTGACAACCGTTTGTTGGGAAGTCGTTTCCGGCTCATCTGGCGAGCCCCCACGCGAGGGCCGCAATCGTCTCGGCCGTCGCCGCTGTTAGGGCGAAGAGCCGCCGCAGGCGGGCAACCTGTTGAATTTCTATCGGTGATTTCGTAGGGTGCGAACCATCCAAAGCGCCAGCGAGGACCGTTTCGCGAGCCCGGCCGTCACAAGCGGTCGGGCTTTGCATTTCGGCCATGCTATGCGGCCTTCCCGCCGGTCAGCCGGGCGTAATGGTCACGAATGACGCGCTTAGATGCCACCCACTCGCGCCCGTCCTTGCCGCCAGGCAGCTGCCCGGTGGTCAACTTGTAGCCGGTGGCCCTCTCATCCTCGTTGATGAATTGCGCGATTGCCTTGATGCCGCGAAGGATGTCGCCGGCCAAGTCCAGATCACCCATTTGTCAAATCTCCCATTAGTGCAAATCAGCACTAACGATACGGCCGCGCAGTTGATTAGTGCAAGAGTGCACTTGCACTAATCAACAGGCCATGCTTTGCTGTCATCTGCGGCTATTGGGAGCAAATCGGCATGGAAGTGGAACTTAGATGGTCGGTGAGCTACGCGGATGCCGAGGGTATCCTTGCACGCATCCATCGTGCCGGCGATGTACAGCAAGCTGCATTTCGCGCTCGGCTGAAGCACCTCAAGCGCCTTGGCATTCCTCTGGAAAGCTCTCCTGGTCGCGGTGCCAAGATCTGGTATTTCGAAGAGCAGATGTGGCAATGGGCGATCGCTCTCGAGCTGGCGGAATTTGGTATCGATCCGGGCACTGTCGCCGAGTTCATCAAGGAAAACTGGTCGTCGGATTTGCTGCCCAACTTCAAGCGAGCGATGAAGGAATATTCGGCGGGCAAAACGGATGACCTGCTCCTCGTCTTGCATCCAAACCTGATGCAATCCGGCTGGGCCGCCGACAAGGTTGCGCTTGAGCCCGAATGGCGCAGGCCCAGTGAAGGGCTGAAGATCACGCGGCTGCTTGCGGAGCGCCGCACCATGATCGTGAATGTTAGCGAGCTCTGCCGCCAGATGGGATTGGCGAAGGTCGCGGTGCAGTCGTCTCGAAAGCCGGGAGGCAGCGTTGGCAACAATTCGTAAGCGGAAGCTTCCGTCAGGTTTGGTGCGGTGGCAAGCCTCCTATGTAGACGGAGGCGGCAAGCGCCGCGCAAAGCTGTTTGAGCGCAAGGGCGATGCCGAAGGGTGGCTGACCGAAACTCGCCACGATCTCGCGCGCGGCATCCACACGCCCGACAGCATTTCGCCGACGGTGA
It includes:
- a CDS encoding AAA family ATPase, with protein sequence MNAPAPITDAQLALRNIARDVAIAPRGERLSALRTSALRLQSIVAEGWIHPAQVTDKIFEVARSHGLAGEPGSDEEVLIGDIAYEVTLPASMRDPEEPPFPDSPDAYGIHSEPAREPAPAVPLALICPPAWRDLPLEEMRWLATNRIPAGDATILSGDGGGGKTTVALQLSIAVERGLGDWLGTTCLSGQVIFFSGEEPEPEMRRRLDRVARKRGLEPSEIAGLHFHFADPDGCLLGLSRPNGPIVPTPLFDRLCTAALEIRPALIVVDSIAAVFGGNQNDRVHARSFVGMFRRLARQADCAVLLLDHPSLSGITSGTGRGGSMDWQNATRARLHLETVSDAEEGIDRILEVKKINYGAPGEKVKLRWEDGCFVPDSAPALTRATGFNTVDRAYLACLDRLTLQGREVREHPGRGYAPKVFADMPEANGITARAFKAAQERLFSAGLIQNVTEGPASKRTKHIARGNTDGADA